Within Labrus bergylta chromosome 18, fLabBer1.1, whole genome shotgun sequence, the genomic segment GTCGAGGCTTCAAATCAGCTCATTGAGTTTCTGCCTCTCCCTGCACTGAagtttgttatttgtttaatatgttttttttcccttactgtgcaaataaaaaaatactaaattaGTCGATCAGTGGAGCAGTGAAGAGAACGTGCAGCTTTTATTCTCCTCTGTTGTTTCTCTCGTTttgtaaaatgtgcaaaaagtcTCTTTGATCAAACCAACAGTACGAAGCCCTTCTACTCGCTCCTAATGAACAAATCTACATTTAACCCCTCacagttcttcttctctccctttAAACAgtgagctttttaaaaacagtgacacctgATAGAAACGTAAACatgaccctcctcctcctgtgtgctGTGAAATATCAGAGCAGAGAGTGAAACATAGAAAGCAAACCTCCCCCCTCCTGCAGCTGATTAGAACGACTCTGTGCAAAATCAAATGTAGTGAATCTGTGCAGCGTGCGGCGAGGATCACGGCCTCGACTGATCTAGAAGTTACCGATACAGCTTTGCGGAGCTTGTGTCAGGAGAACAGCAGTCTGATGAAGGTCACTCTGAAGGTTAAAGTTTAAAAcgtgtttgtctttgatttaGATCATCGATGGGTTGTTCAGGTTtcacaggaagaggaagaggagacacttcaaagtgtttttttgttcctttaaaatCCTCACATGTATTGTACTCACATAcgagcagttaacctaacgagcatgacTTTGGACTGTGGAAGGAAGCcggagagaacatgcaaactccacacagagaggctcctgtcagacagggattcaaaccaggaacctcctcactgtgcaCATTATGATGTCACTAAAGGGGCATCTTCAGATAAAACGGTTTCTAATTTAAAGATTTATGGATCAGTGACAGATTGATTGATTCGTCTTTAAGGATTTCGTTTCAGTCCAAATATTGAACCTCCAAAGTGATCTTGAGATCAGACTCGGTCCTGACTCTTTTATAAATACGATTAAATATACGTTCCTGCAGGTTATGATCacagtagtgttttttttaaatacttcctGGTTTCCCTTGTTTGGCCGTGGAGTGGAAACCAGACTGCTAAgctgaggaggatgaagatgatgatgaagatgagggttcaGGGATCAGGTGTCCGTCAGGTCTTCAGCAGACTGTGAACTCTCTGCAGCTGATTCTGTGACAGGACGAGTCGATGGACCTGCTCCTGACCGCGGGCGCACGGCAGCATGACCCGACCCACCAGGACCGCGTcgccctgcttctcctccttcGCCTGGAGACGAGGAATAAAGTTTGATCATTTTTAATATTCAGAGACGACGGAGACACGAAGCGGCCATCTTTAACATCttcaaaataatgaatgaaggaaaataaagatGATGAAATCCTCGCTGACAGGAGGACTTCAAGTCTGTCTCTCTTACCTTCACAAACGTGGTCGAAGGAAAGGTTGCGAAATCAGACGAGATCCGAGCGCCGGGTTGATGGTTGACGACGTGCTCCGCTACTTCatcctgaaaataaaataaaaagatgttttcAAATCAGACGATTCAGAGAGTCATGATTAGTTCTGATTATATTCAGAGTTCAGGGATTTAATTTAAAGTTCCTGTTTTCTGGAACTTTGTTTCTGCACAGCcgtaaaggtgtgtgtgtgtgtgtgtgtgtgtgtgtgtgtgtgtgtgtgtgtgtgtgtgtgtgtgtgtgtgtgtgtgtgtgtgtgtgtgtgtgtgtgtgtgtgtgtgtgtgtgtgtgtgtgtgtgtgtgtgtgtctgtctgtctgtgtgcgtttgtttgtttgtgtgtgtgtgtgtgtgtttttctttgtctgtgagtgtgtgtgtttttctgtgagagtgtttgtttgtctgtgtgtgtgtgtgcgtttgtgtgtgtgtgtgtgtgtgtgtgtgtgtgtgtgtgtgtgtgtgtctgtctgtctgtctgtctctgtgtgtgtgtgtgcgtttgtttgtctgtgtctgcctgtctgtgcgtgcgtgcgtgcgtgcgtgcgtgcgtgcgtgcgtgcgtgcgtgcgtgcgtgcgtgcgtgcgtgtgtaccTTCAGTCGGCCCAGTGTGTCACTGAGTGACTGTAATCTTGCCGTCTGTTCCAGCAGCTGAGCACCAGGAGTCACTgcaggacaaacagaaacaggatgTTATGACCATGAGTGGTACTTATCGAGGCGCCACTTTAACATCGTCTCCCCGTCATGAGGTCATAATGCTGCTTTCAAACAAAACGCTGGTAAACTGTTCAGTACAATAAAGTCGCTGCTTTGATTGAAAAGACTCCAACAAGTAAGCAGAGGAGGCGGGCAGAGAGACTCGAGGGCGGTGGGTCTGAACTCAACAACTATCAGTGTTACCCTCGTCTGAGAGCTCGACTAGTGAACAGGTATGAGCAGGATTACAAACTCCACCTGGTGGACACAGACGGTACTACAAGAGCGACACAAGACGctcattttgtttctctctgaccAACCTGGAGATTTCCCCGTGATGTCGACCACCTTGACGTTGGCGCTCATCtgcagcagagtctccagcagctGGTCCGTTTTGCGGTAGAGGGCGCTGGAGAGCACTTCAGGCCGACCGTCTTTCGAGGGAAGTTTGGTCACgtgaagaggaggcagagcggCGAGCTGAGCACGCATCTTCTCCgcctgagaggagaaaaaacaaagagtgaagTTATAAATATTCTTAAAGAAtgttgagtttttgttttttaaagcatcGTGTGTTTAGATGTGGATACCTTCAGTCGGTTGTTGTCGTTCTTCAGGTGTTTGATGCAGAGTCTCTGAGCTTCGATCTGCTGAGTCAGCAGAGGAGAGTCGATCACCTGGACGCCCGAGCCGGAACCGACGCCAGAGATCATGTTCGCTGCAGGAGAGACATCAGGTAACACGTTATAAAAACACCATTTAAACAACAGCTTTCTCCTAAATATTCCATCTTCAGGTCCCAACTATAAAACATCTTGTGTTCATACGTCACTGTAATTTTGGAAAATAACTGTAACACATGCATAAAACTTTACTAAGATAAATCTTTTTATTCCACTGCAATCAGTGTTGAGCTTATCAAACATGTTGCATCGTCTTAAAGAAGTGTCTCCATCTTATACAGCGTCTTCATGACAACTTATGTCAACATGTCAAGAAAAAACTGGCCTGTGACATGCGATCTTTAAAAAGATTGAGGATAAATGTGGATTCATATCATGCAGTGAGGAGACACACCTTCATGACCTTTTAATGTATCAGGGTTTCTGCAGGACTCACTGAGATGAAtgaaaggtatcttactatctgatcattaaggaaacatgctatgttgaagtgctggcttctctgacaacaatgcagcagccagtatgtcctccttctaactttagattctgctcctgaatgctctggatttgtttggaccagagaaggtaggcgcttttaagacaccccccccccccccccccacacggccgttttggacacccctcggtttgtcagatatgagagcagttatcaggtcaacaggtgttgcagtgatggaagcggtcaagagaagtggttcagatagaagtgattgtacccgacctaaaaagcctctgcatgtttctaataagctccacgagcagaaacgtgctcaaactaggatcaatattggagatgcttttgaaaaatggagagaggttagaacacagaaaggtttacagacccatgcagagctggataaacactgaagcttcagagtccaccacatggtgacctgtgtgagcatggactttagaggggggggggacagctctctacaatgtttagaatttcgactgcagtacccattttaaacactaggtgtcagagttacatactgctgcTTTAACATGCATGAAGAATGTAACTGCTGTCACACCATGCAcagttaaaattaaaaatgaaagttaGCATGCAGGATCAACGATGTGTCAGGTAGATACCTTTTTGTTCCTCTGCAGAAGTGAAAGATTAAATAGAAAGAGTGTAAAGATAAAGCAGGGATCAAAGGGTTAAAGAGATGAATAAAACAGCATCAGGTCATCATGACACGTTTGAGAGAGTCTGCAGCTCCTGTAGTTCCTCTCACCTCCTGATATTCCCGTGACGATGGAGGCGATTCCCGACGGGCCGGTTCCTCTCAGCCCGTCGACGGTCATCTTGGAGGAGCTGTTGATTCTCTGCTTCAGCTCCGCCTTCTCCGCCTCCAGCTGGTCGATGTCGGCCTGCAGAGCGTCCATCGTCTCCTCGAActccctgcagagaggaggaacatCACACAGCTGTTAGACGTCTGTTATGTGACCTAACGTCTCTGAACCTGCAGCCGGACGGCGTTCTtacttctctttcttcttcagcaGCGTCTGCGCCTCGTCCAGTCGGGTCTGAATCTTTTCAACGCGCTCGTCTGCGTCTTTGGACGAACTGTCCAGCTTCTTCTCCAGCAGGCTGAGACGGACGTTCGCCTCGCTCAGCTCCTCCCCCTGAAAACATGCAAACCAAGGATGCAGTCAACAAACTTCAGTCATGCTTCGTTGGTGATTTGTCTTCATATTTTGAGACTTTATCCTGTGATCTATGAAATatacaaaaacagatttaaccaaaaatgtgaaatgattgAGTGTAAAATGTGTTAACATTTCTCATTTGTGGTTCCTCTTCTAACAAGATCTGAAGTTCCAGTTTCAGCAGGTAGGAGAGTTCACTCACCTTGATCTTCAGAGACTTCTTCAGCTCTTTGATGACCgtctctctgtcctccagcTTCAAACCGAGACCCTCTGCGTCGGTGATCTCAGCCCGGAGGGCCGCAGACCGCACGTCCACAGGAGGAGGATTCTGAAGGAGAGAATGTAAACACATGCATTTATCTAATCCAAAACCTGCACCAGAAGAAGATCATTTGAACACTTTTGATTTGTGTTACCTTGCTTTGAGGCTTCTCAGAGTCGTATTCTCCCTCCTGCATGGCGGTGGCCATCTTGTTCATGGTTGCTATGACCATGCCACAGGACTGACGCAGATACTCGTACGGGTTGGCTCCCTGCGATCCGTAAATCTGAGAACGACAGTGAGATCGTTTAACCATGTTAGAAAAACTACGATTACCATACATAGAGTTTCTTATGGCTGCAGGACgctttctttttaatttctaaatttTGGTCAGagcttcttctttgtttgatttcaCTGAATATTTGTCATGTTTGCATGAATATTTTCATATCAGGAGTCAGGATGTGTCACTGTTATCCCGGGGCCTTGAGTTTCttttttgattgttgttttctgttttcataaataaatctttatcttgtatttcttcacattttcagTCGGTTTCTTTTCCCATCTTGTACTCCTGTGTGAGTCTCATCACTTTAAATGTATTGGATTTACCTGCTCTCCGGCCTTGAACGCCACATCCTCCAGTTTGACGGCCGCCAGCCCCTCCTGCTCGCCGAGCGGCGACATCATCTGAGCTCCGGCTGCTGCCACCTCCTGCAGCACGGCAACCACCCAGGTCAGGTGTTTCCTGCAGTCTGAGAGCGTGTCTGACACCTGCAGGCAAACATCGgtattaaaaacagaacaaactaaAGCTCAAATCTTAAACGGTCGACAGTaaacaccctgatggtagaggctgtggagtaaagtgaccatcagtgtCAAAAGGCAgggtttgtcattttttaaaaactagtattccctctgtgctccgtctacacccacccTCTCCCCTCTGTTCTCCCTTTTTTGTCCGTTGCCGTGGTTACCTGCAGTCCGAAGTTGAGCGCAGCAGGGATCCCCGGCGCGTCCGTTCCCGGCATCCTGCGCCTGATCTTCTTGCAGAACTGTCGGATGTCGCTGCAGGACGTCTCCAGGTCCTTCAGCAGCACGGCGAGGTCCGCCTTCTCCTGACCGGTGTGCAGGAACGCCCGCAGACGACCCACCTCCACCGCCATGCAGTCCAAGGCACTCTGGGTAAACTGTAGACAAAACACGACAGATGAACTTTGTCAAGCAGCTAGATCTGCAGACACAATGTTCACTAGCAAAGGGAGCGCTGGGAAAAAGAGGAAGCATGTTTACGACTATTTACGATGTTTACgacagaagccatggatgaacaaggaggtgcgtctcctgctgaaggcccgcaacaccgcctacagatcagatgatgcaatggcctacagcgtatccagggcaaacctgaggaggggcatcatcaaggccaagcactgctacaagctgaaggtagaggaacacttctccaactccgaccccagacgcatgtggcagggcatccaggccatcagtgactataaacccagaaactccaccccgataaccacagatgtctccttcctgaacgagctaaatcacttttatgctcgtttcgatagagacaacagagagacacagaccacgaccagacttcctgcagacaaccagcccctctcactcacctctacagacgtccacgctgcactgagccggatcaacgctcgaaaggctgctggtccagacggcacccccgggcgtgtgcttagagcatgtgcggagcagctcactggggttttcacggacatcttcaacctgtccctcgcccaagcagctgtgccagcatgcttcaaagccacctccattgtcccagtgccgaaacactccagcccgacaggcctgaacgactaccgccctgtggcactcacacccatcataatgaagtgctttgagcgactggtcctagcacacctgaaaaactgcctcccacccacactggacccattccagtttgcctaccgcagcaataggagtacagaggatgcagtctccactgcgctgcactctgtgctcactcatctggacaataacaacacatacgcacgaatgctgtttgttgattttagctcagcattcaactctgtcatcccctccaagttaaacactaaactcggagacctgggcttcaacacctccctccgtcactggataatggactttctgaccaacagaccccagtatgttaggtcaggacacacctgctccaccaccatcacactcaacacaggcgtaccacagggctgtgtgctgagtccattcctctactccctcttcacccacgactgcagacctgtacatggatccaacaccatcatcaagtttgcggacgatacagcggtgattggcctcatcagcaacaacgatgacacggcctacaggggggaggtacagcatctggccgcctggtgtgctgacaacaacctgctcctcaacaccagcaagacgaaggagatcatcgtggacttcaggagagaaagaggaagcacgcacaaccccattcacatcaacgggatggctgttgaacgtgtctccagcttcaagttcctgggaacccacatcacagaggacctctcctggtccactaacacctccagtctggttaagaaggctcatcaacgcctctttttcctgaggacactgaagagacaccacctgtcttcagctgtactgatgaacttctaccgctgtgtgatcgagagcatcctgaccagcagtgtctcagtctggtacggaaactgctctgtcgcagaccgtaaggcgctacagcgggtggtaaaaaccgcccagcgcatcacaaggtgtccacttccggccattgaggatgtccaaagaacacgctgtctgcggcgagctcacggcattcttaaagactcctcccaccctgcccacagactgtttaccctcctgccctccggcaggcgcttcagaagcctccggaccagaaccaacagactgagaaacagctttttccccagagctgtttctctactgaactctaccccccgaactctgaactctgtctctctctctctctccctctctctctccgcaccctgctgacctccctttcccctccatatcacctcactccccgaactctgtattctgtctctctctctccctgtattcgaactctgtattctgtctctctctctctctctccctctctctctccgcaccctgctgacccccctttcccctccatatcacctcacacccatcatccccccacctctcctcctggtcacacacacacatctctcatccatctgtattattgtattatagtacgTTCATATTctgtaaattatctgtaaactgtataacatgctcactgcatcttaatctgtaaattattagtatagcatgctcactgcatcttattctgtatattattagtatagcatgctcactgcatcttaatctgtacattattagtatagcatgctcactgcatcttaatctgtatattattagtatagatgctcactgcatcttaatctgtatattataatcctaagaacacacttattttgtagcattacttatttatagcatttatttatttttattgcatcccattaagccagccatccagatatacctcataattcacttttttttggctacatctgtaaattttgcaattactgtacatagcacagaattactgtacatagcacagaattactgtacatagcacagactcttgcactcaattactgtacatagcacagactcttgcactttctgcttatttgcacttctggtgagatgccaaacctcatttcgttactctatacctgtatatgtgtaatgacaataaagttgaatctcatctcatctcatctcattatTGAACCAGGGAGAAAAGAgacttcttcttccttcttaaAGTGATGCATCGGGGACATCATGAGACTTCTCACAGCCTGTTAAAGATGTTGGTACTCACTCGGATGTGATCGGCCAGCTGCATGGTGCAGTCCTCAGTCTGATCTGCCAGGTGGATGCTGTACAGGTGCTGAGAAAAGAAGGACAGGAAGGAGGAGTCAGAGTTCAGCGTTCTGGTTGTGTCAGCAGCTCATGTTTTTAATATGAGCTGAATATAAAGTCTTAAAGAGAGGCGCTGTAATGTACGACTGTTCAATTCAGTGTTGTAAATGTGCACACATGGATCACATGCAACCTTAAACGATCGATGCAAAGTTCCTCAatgtatttaagttttaaatcacaacttttattttttattttttatattcaggtctaattacagattttttttccctcaactgtttataggttcttgctttaaatgtcatatatttttatccctgcacgggttatgtacatttcttgtataagtctatttttaattgcacagtttaagtttgattcatctagaggctttaaatcttttttcaggttcatatatatgtatgtgaggggggggcgtcggttttgtggttaatttgtaacaaatgtttcatgtcatgtctttgtaacctgctactggatgctttgaatttccctcgggatcaataaagtatctatctattgAAATTCTAACTCCTCCACCTCTATGGCTTACATGACACTCCGTCCTCCGCAAGGTCAAAGTGACAAACCGACCAATAACCATAAATCTGCACAACAAACGACGACTGATGTTTGAGTGAGATGGTCTGATGGAGTACTGagtgagtgtctctctctcctaccTGATAGTATTTGATGGCCTTGGTGAGCGGCTCCACGTTGACCGTCTCGTCCAGCTGGTCTTTGTGCAGCAGGTCGATGAGGAAATCCAGAGATCGCTCGTGGACGCTCATCTCCGGGTAGAGAGTACCGATCTTCTTgtagacgtccacgctgcactgagtcagagctctgacacacacacacacacacacacacacacacacacacacacacacacacacacacacacacacacacacacacacacacacacacacacacacacacacacacacacacacacacacacacacacacacacacacacacacacacacacacacacacaaactacttAATACTAAATGCAAAACTGCATCACAaaacttgaaaacaaaaacacgacatggaacgcaaaaaaaaaaggataacacacaaaaatgttGTGGAACGCACAAATCTGAACAAATGCAACCTTTCAGTCCTGACTCCTGTTACAGACTTACTGTTCGTATTTATGCAGCGTGGCCTGCAGCAGACAGAGCGAGTAAACCAAACCGCCTGCAAAGCTCAGCTGCTCGCCGGCCGCTCCCTTCATCCCGGCTCGCTCCACACAGCTCTCGTTCAGGTCGAACTTCTCCTGAGCCTGTTTGCTGATCAGCTCCGCCTGCACACAAAACAAGACAGCTTAGTAAGTCtcatctttattctttttttcccatgGTGCATCTGTTGGTAGGAGGAGATGTGGTTAAAATTCGGCGGTGTCGACCTTGCAGATGAGTCTGGGGATGAGCAGCAGCACCAGGATGCAGTCGTGGTCGCCGCCGTGACGGAGGAACGACTCGGGCATGAAGGAGGTCAGAAGAGAGACGTGTCTGTTGGCCTGACCGACCTCCATCTTCCTCAGCTCCATCTCGATCGCCTGGATGTAAAAAACATGACGGTAAAATAGAATCTATAGATTTAACAATCCCTAACCCTTTTTATACTGTTAATGTTATGTctgtatgtttgtcttttgtgtgtgtgtgtgtgtgtgtgtgtgtgtgtgtgtgtgtgtgtgtgtgtgtgtgtgtgtgtgtgtgtgtgtgtgtgtgtgtgtattactgtgttactaaatgaaaatgcactTAATTCGACTTGCTtttgtgatgtcgtcttcttaaagtcttttctttctggttttactatttttatcttcttttacttcttattgttcttttatttatgctcttatcttaactcctcttgtgttttaattcggtaatttcttatcttacttactttgtctatttatgttttatatttttattcagttttttgATAACtgattcacttgtttctatttctcttcctgctcttaccttcttattgctgttctcttttgatttactTTGAGCTCTTCTAGTttcttaaatctttttaaatctttggttcctcttggtctcagctcgtgttgttgggttcttatgatggttctagtgatggttcttgtgatggttctagtgatggttctagtgatggttcttgtgatggttcttatgatggttctagtgatggttctagtgatggttcttgtgatggttcttatgatggttcttatgatggttcttgtgatggttcttatgatggttcttatgatggttcttatgatggttctagtgatggttctagtgatggttcttgtgatggttcttgtgatggttctagtgatggttctagtgatggttcttgtgatggttctagtgatggttcttatgatggttcttgtgatggttcttgtgatggttcttgtgatggttctagtgatggttcttatgatggttcttgtgatggtcgggttctatatgtctgttgggtatcgtgcactttgggttcttttctgttggaatgttttttttcattctgattatttttcatttgtttgttcttgttgttgtttatgttcttctgtgtttggtctAGTTtactttattcttgtttttgtcttttgtttgtcaAAACACTTTGttaacctgtgtttttaaaaggtgctatataaaaattattattattattattattattattattattattaataaaaaatattggttcaaaaaaacaataaacagtgAAAAACTCTGAAAGTTTGAAGAcattcacagaaaaacaaatcatggGTTTAAATCTATCTGAGTGCAATTTTCTGGCTTCAACTTTACAACCTTCAGCCCGAGTTCGAGGTGAGAAAAGGACGTTCAGGCTGATAAACTCTCTCACTTCTCAGAGTGTTCTCTCTCATTATTTAAAGAGCCGTTCTCGTCTCTGACCTTGGCGTACGCCTTCGTCTCTGCAAACTTAATCTTGAAATCAAACATCTCTGCGAccggctgctgctgcagctccgcCGACGCCTCCTGCTGGCTGGTCAGCTCTCTGTTCACCTCctgcagcagacacacaaatcGGGATCAGATCGATCAGGAGGGGGTTGGACTCCTGAATCAGAAATGGGagagtttgagtgtgtgtacctgcaggtGAGCTGTGAGCTCGCGGTACTTCTGGATGGTCTGCTGGTAATCGGCCACCGTCTCCTGAGCGGCTTCGACGCgtttctctgactctctgactttAGCCCCGCCCAGGTCCAACATctccctcagctccagctccgtCTCTCTGGCGTTCTCCTGCAGCTCGTCGTTCATCTCGTTGATCGCTTCCTGAcgggtaaaaaaacaaacagacaaacaatcaGTGATCTGATgttcttctggttttatctcACTTGTCTCATGTCGAGAGATAAACGACCTCGACTCGAGTCACTTCAATCTCCTCTGACGTCGAGTTtatgaaaacacagaaagtgCGCAAGTCTAATCTCATATCCAgaagtctgtttgtttgtttgtttgtttgtttgtttgtttgtttgtctcaccAGGTCGGTGACCGTCTCTCTCAGCTCCCGGACTTTCTCCTCCAGGTCCAGATTCCTCTCCGTCAGAGTCTCCACCATCTCCTCCGCCCCCAAAGCCGCATCCACCTGAAACAAcccacatcatcatcatcatcatcatcctcatcctcatcatcatcaccatcatcctcatcatcaccatcatcaccatcatcatcatcatcatcagagtaACTCCATCATGAGGTGAAAAGACTCTGACCTGTTCTTTCAGCTCGTCGATCGTCTTCTCGGCTGCCGACATCTCCTCCTGCAGTTTCTCCTTCTGGCTCCTCAGAGCGTCCAGCTCCAcgttcttcttctccatctgtttctgcagcttcacGTGTTCCTGCTTCTCTGATGACGACAGGTCACGCAtcctgagaagaaaaaaaaaagagaccgaATTAAAAATCTGGATGAGAGCTTTGTTGGATTCCTCTTCCGTCCGTTTTAACCTCTGAACCTCGAATTAGAATGTGGCTCATTTCAAATCCAGGTGATACTTCCTGTacagaacattttgtttttaatgacaggaggaaaagagctttttttaaatccggGATGACATAATCAAAattaaattatgtaaaaaacCGATGTGTAACCGATGAAATTGTggactgtacctttaagacatACTGTGTTGCTAGGTTACTCAGGGAGTGACATCACTAGTCTAACTGCTGGCTCTCCTGAAGGGGTGAAGACCTACCTGAC encodes:
- the dctn1b gene encoding dynactin subunit 1 isoform X2, yielding MSQTRRNTYTRTTSSGSSRMSSDGGGRPVKVGSLVEVIGKGQRGTVAYIGNTLFASGKWVGVILDEAKGKNDGTVQGKRYFTCEENRGIFVRQSQIQLVDDGADTTSPETPEAGTGKVPKREILETSKSAKLRGLKPKKTPAPRKTTARRPKQPSRTAGTAGKGAASGSASASAGEMSSSEPSTPAQTPLAAPVIPTLHSPGNLPAPGPSKEEEALRGQLKDLEEKLETLKMKRTEDKAKLKELEKHKIQLEQLQEWKSKMQEQQAELQKQLKEAKREAKEAQEAKERYMEEMSDTADAIEMATLDKEMAEERAESLQLEVDSHKEKVDELTMDLEILKHEIEEKGSDGAASSYHVKQLEEQNGRLKEALVRMRDLSSSEKQEHVKLQKQMEKKNVELDALRSQKEKLQEEMSAAEKTIDELKEQVDAALGAEEMVETLTERNLDLEEKVRELRETVTDLEAINEMNDELQENARETELELREMLDLGGAKVRESEKRVEAAQETVADYQQTIQKYRELTAHLQEVNRELTSQQEASAELQQQPVAEMFDFKIKFAETKAYAKAIEMELRKMEVGQANRHVSLLTSFMPESFLRHGGDHDCILVLLLIPRLICKAELISKQAQEKFDLNESCVERAGMKGAAGEQLSFAGGLVYSLCLLQATLHKYEQALTQCSVDVYKKIGTLYPEMSVHERSLDFLIDLLHKDQLDETVNVEPLTKAIKYYQHLYSIHLADQTEDCTMQLADHIRFTQSALDCMAVEVGRLRAFLHTGQEKADLAVLLKDLETSCSDIRQFCKKIRRRMPGTDAPGIPAALNFGLQVSDTLSDCRKHLTWVVAVLQEVAAAGAQMMSPLGEQEGLAAVKLEDVAFKAGEQIYGSQGANPYEYLRQSCGMVIATMNKMATAMQEGEYDSEKPQSKNPPPVDVRSAALRAEITDAEGLGLKLEDRETVIKELKKSLKIKGEELSEANVRLSLLEKKLDSSSKDADERVEKIQTRLDEAQTLLKKKEKEFEETMDALQADIDQLEAEKAELKQRINSSSKMTVDGLRGTGPSGIASIVTGISGANMISGVGSGSGVQVIDSPLLTQQIEAQRLCIKHLKNDNNRLKAEKMRAQLAALPPLHVTKLPSKDGRPEVLSSALYRKTDQLLETLLQMSANVKVVDITGKSPVTPGAQLLEQTARLQSLSDTLGRLKDEVAEHVVNHQPGARISSDFATFPSTTFVKAKEEKQGDAVLVGRVMLPCARGQEQVHRLVLSQNQLQRVHSLLKT
- the dctn1b gene encoding dynactin subunit 1 isoform X1, which produces MSQTRRNTYTRTTSSGSSRMSSDGGGRPVKVGSLVEVIGKGQRGTVAYIGNTLFASGKWVGVILDEAKGKNDGTVQGKRYFTCEENRGIFVRQSQIQLVDDGADTTSPETPEAGTGKVPKREILETSKSAKLRGLKPKKVLHVSLNLTPAPRKTTARRPKQPSRTAGTAGKGAASGSASASAGEMSSSEPSTPAQTPLAAPVIPTLHSPGNLPAPGPSKEEEALRGQLKDLEEKLETLKMKRTEDKAKLKELEKHKIQLEQLQEWKSKMQEQQAELQKQLKEAKREAKEAQEAKERYMEEMSDTADAIEMATLDKEMAEERAESLQLEVDSHKEKVDELTMDLEILKHEIEEKGSDGAASSYHVKQLEEQNGRLKEALVRMRDLSSSEKQEHVKLQKQMEKKNVELDALRSQKEKLQEEMSAAEKTIDELKEQVDAALGAEEMVETLTERNLDLEEKVRELRETVTDLEAINEMNDELQENARETELELREMLDLGGAKVRESEKRVEAAQETVADYQQTIQKYRELTAHLQEVNRELTSQQEASAELQQQPVAEMFDFKIKFAETKAYAKAIEMELRKMEVGQANRHVSLLTSFMPESFLRHGGDHDCILVLLLIPRLICKAELISKQAQEKFDLNESCVERAGMKGAAGEQLSFAGGLVYSLCLLQATLHKYEQALTQCSVDVYKKIGTLYPEMSVHERSLDFLIDLLHKDQLDETVNVEPLTKAIKYYQHLYSIHLADQTEDCTMQLADHIRFTQSALDCMAVEVGRLRAFLHTGQEKADLAVLLKDLETSCSDIRQFCKKIRRRMPGTDAPGIPAALNFGLQVSDTLSDCRKHLTWVVAVLQEVAAAGAQMMSPLGEQEGLAAVKLEDVAFKAGEQIYGSQGANPYEYLRQSCGMVIATMNKMATAMQEGEYDSEKPQSKNPPPVDVRSAALRAEITDAEGLGLKLEDRETVIKELKKSLKIKGEELSEANVRLSLLEKKLDSSSKDADERVEKIQTRLDEAQTLLKKKEKEFEETMDALQADIDQLEAEKAELKQRINSSSKMTVDGLRGTGPSGIASIVTGISGANMISGVGSGSGVQVIDSPLLTQQIEAQRLCIKHLKNDNNRLKAEKMRAQLAALPPLHVTKLPSKDGRPEVLSSALYRKTDQLLETLLQMSANVKVVDITGKSPVTPGAQLLEQTARLQSLSDTLGRLKDEVAEHVVNHQPGARISSDFATFPSTTFVKAKEEKQGDAVLVGRVMLPCARGQEQVHRLVLSQNQLQRVHSLLKT